The proteins below come from a single Mustela nigripes isolate SB6536 chromosome 14, MUSNIG.SB6536, whole genome shotgun sequence genomic window:
- the FAM131C gene encoding protein FAM131C: MGSCVSRDLFTSAHKDCPMPQGTDPRNPDLPSSHPHTVTADHVTGKDKQMDFCWDPWQRCFQTTNGYLADSRSCSSNYNVAALATSSLVGVVQSIKDHITKPTAMARGRVAHLIEWKGWRAQRSGWELSPAEDEHYCRLPDELREARFAAGVAEQFAITEATLSAWSSLDDEELHLENSPQDMLQLQDLESVYLQDSLLSGPSQDDSLLAFSSSGLSPEGWPSPNEPPITAVGPQPPSLEEEHQRRLPRGLGPEGGAHLQGSLPSVDSISLSEEEDEVFYN, encoded by the exons ATGGGCTCCTGCGTGTCGCGAG ATCTGTTCACAAGTGCCCACAAGGACTGCCCCATGCCCCAGGGCACGGACCCCCGGAACCCGGACTTGCCCTCCAGCCACCCCCACACTGTTACTGCAGACCATGTCACTGGCAAG GACAAACAGATGGATTTCTGTTGGGATCCTTGGCAG AGGTGCTTCCAGACCACCAACGGCTACCTGGCCGACTCCAGGTCCTGCTCCAGCAACTACAACGTGGCAGCTCTGGCCACCTCGTCCCTTGTGG GGGTGGTGCAGAGCATCAAGGATCACATCACAAAGCCCACGGCCATGGCACGTGGCCGCGTGGCCCACCTGATCGAGTGGAAGGGCTGGCGCGCCCAGCGGTCAGGCTGGGAGCTGTCCCCCGCTGAGGACGAGCATTACTGCCGCCTGCCCGATGAGCTGCGGGAGGCCCGTTTTGCTGCAG GGGTTGCCGAGCAGTTTGCGATCACAGAGGCCACGCTGAGTGCCTGGTCCTCGCTGGACGACGAGGAGCTTCACCTCGAGAACAGCCCTCAGGACATGCTCCAGCTCCAGG ACCTGGAGAGCGTCTACCTGCAGGACAGTCTTCTGAGTGGCCCCTCACAGGATGACAGTCTTCtggccttctcctcctctggcctCTCCCCCGAGGGCTGGCCCTCACCCAACGAGCCCCCCATCACTGCTGtcggcccccagccccccagcctggAAGAGGAGCATCAGCGGCGGCTGCCTCGGGGTCTGGGGCCTGAGGGTGGGGCCCATCTGCAGGGTTCCCTCCCCTCGGTGGACAGCATCTCCCTCTCAGAGGAGGAGGACGAGGTGTTCTATAACTGA